One Mycobacterium marseillense DNA window includes the following coding sequences:
- the metH gene encoding methionine synthase, producing MHVTAVENKASATNTFAPNIRPDCTDELTAALRQRIMVIDGAMGTAIQRDRPDEAGYRGDRFTEWPTALQGNNDLLNLTQPQIIEGIHREYLEAGADILETNTFNANAISLSDYDMADLAYELNYAGAALARKAADEYSTSEKPRYVAGAIGPTTRTASISPDVNDPGARNVSYDQLVAAYLEAANGLVDGGADLLIIETIFDSLNAKAAVFAVETLFEDRGRRWPVIISGTITDASGRTLSGQVTEAFWNAIRHAKPIAVGLNCALGAPEMRPYIAEMARIADTFVSCYPNAGLPNAFGEYDETPERQAGYIADFAEAGLVNLVGGCCGTAPPHIAEIAKIVEGKAPRELPEIEVATRLSGLEPLNITDDSLFVNIGERTNITGSARFRNLIKAEDYDTALSVALQQVEVGAQVIDINMDEGMIDGVAAMDRFTKLIAAEPDISRVPVMIDSSKWEVIEAGLKNVQGKPIVNSISMKEGEEKFIREARLCRKYGAAVVVMAFDETGQADNLERRKEICGRAYRILTEEVGFPAEDIIFDPNCFALATGIEEHATYGIDFIEACAWIKENLPGVHISGGISNVSFSFRGNNPVREAIHAVFLFHAIKAGLDMGIVNAGALVPYDSIDPELRDRIEDVVLNRREDAAERLLEIAERFNKSEKSEDPAAAEWRSLPVRERITHALVKGIDAHVDEDTEELRAEIDAAGGRPIEVIEGPLMDGMNVVGDLFGSGKMFLPQVVKSARVMKKAVAYLLPFIEKEKEESGAGAGKDTNGTIVMATVKGDVHDIGKNIVGVVLQCNNFEVIDLGVMVPAQKILDAAREHDADIIGLSGLITPSLDEMSNFAVEMEREGLEIPLLIGGATTSRAHTAVKISPRRSGPVVWVKDASRSVPVAAALLDDKQRPGLLEATEKDYASLRERHAQKNERPMLTLEKARANRTPIEWDGYTPPVPAQGLGVREFLDYDLAELREYIDWQPFFNAWEMKGRFPDILNNPATGEAARKLYDDAQEMLDTLIKEKWLTANGVIGFFPANAVGSGVEDVEVYTDDTRTEVLTTLHHLRQQGAHREGIPNRSLGDYIAPKDTGLADYIGAFAVTAGLGSGEKIAEFKAALDDYSAILLESLADRLAEAFAERMHQRVRKEFWGFQPDEHLDNDALIAEKYQGIRPAPGYPACPEHTEKATLWKLMDVHERTGIELTESMAMWPGAAVSGWYFSHPQSQYFVVGRMAQDQVADYARRKGWTLKEGERWLSSNLAYNPED from the coding sequence ATGCACGTGACCGCCGTTGAGAACAAGGCTTCCGCGACGAACACCTTCGCGCCGAACATCCGCCCCGACTGCACCGACGAACTGACGGCGGCTCTGCGCCAACGGATCATGGTGATCGACGGCGCGATGGGCACGGCGATCCAGCGCGACCGGCCCGACGAGGCCGGCTACCGCGGCGACCGGTTCACGGAGTGGCCGACCGCTCTGCAGGGCAACAACGACCTGCTCAACCTGACGCAGCCGCAGATCATCGAGGGGATCCACCGCGAGTACCTCGAGGCGGGCGCCGACATCCTGGAAACCAACACGTTCAACGCGAACGCGATCTCGCTGTCGGACTACGACATGGCGGATCTGGCCTACGAACTGAACTACGCCGGCGCCGCCCTGGCCCGCAAAGCGGCCGACGAGTACAGCACCTCGGAGAAGCCTCGCTACGTGGCCGGCGCCATCGGGCCGACGACGCGGACCGCGTCGATTTCGCCCGACGTCAACGACCCCGGCGCCCGCAACGTCTCCTACGACCAACTGGTCGCCGCCTACCTCGAAGCCGCCAACGGCCTGGTCGACGGCGGTGCCGACCTGCTCATCATCGAGACGATCTTCGACTCGCTGAACGCCAAGGCGGCGGTGTTCGCCGTCGAGACGCTGTTCGAGGACCGCGGCCGCCGCTGGCCGGTGATCATCTCGGGCACCATCACCGATGCCTCCGGGCGGACGCTGTCCGGTCAGGTCACCGAAGCGTTCTGGAACGCGATCAGGCACGCGAAGCCGATCGCGGTGGGTCTCAACTGCGCCCTGGGCGCGCCGGAGATGCGACCCTACATCGCCGAGATGGCGCGGATCGCGGACACCTTCGTCTCGTGCTACCCGAACGCCGGCCTGCCCAATGCGTTCGGCGAGTACGACGAGACTCCGGAGCGTCAGGCCGGCTACATCGCCGACTTCGCCGAGGCCGGCCTGGTCAACCTGGTCGGTGGTTGCTGCGGCACGGCGCCGCCCCACATCGCGGAGATCGCCAAGATCGTCGAGGGCAAAGCGCCGCGCGAGCTGCCGGAAATCGAGGTGGCTACCCGGCTCTCGGGCCTCGAGCCGCTCAATATCACCGACGACTCCCTGTTCGTGAACATCGGTGAGCGCACCAACATCACCGGCTCCGCCCGGTTCCGCAACCTGATCAAGGCCGAGGACTACGACACCGCGCTGTCGGTCGCCCTGCAGCAGGTCGAGGTCGGTGCGCAGGTCATCGACATCAACATGGACGAAGGCATGATCGACGGCGTCGCCGCGATGGACCGGTTCACCAAGCTGATCGCGGCCGAGCCGGACATCAGCCGCGTCCCGGTGATGATCGACTCCTCCAAGTGGGAGGTCATCGAGGCGGGCCTGAAGAACGTGCAGGGCAAGCCGATCGTCAACTCGATCTCCATGAAGGAGGGCGAGGAGAAGTTCATCCGCGAGGCGCGGTTGTGCCGCAAGTACGGCGCCGCCGTCGTCGTGATGGCCTTCGACGAAACCGGACAGGCCGACAACCTGGAGCGCCGCAAGGAGATCTGCGGGCGCGCCTACCGGATCCTGACCGAGGAAGTCGGCTTTCCGGCCGAGGACATCATCTTCGACCCGAACTGCTTCGCGCTGGCGACCGGAATCGAGGAGCACGCGACGTACGGGATCGACTTCATCGAGGCCTGCGCCTGGATCAAGGAGAACCTCCCCGGGGTGCACATCTCCGGCGGCATCTCGAACGTGTCGTTCTCGTTCCGCGGCAACAACCCCGTGCGCGAGGCGATCCACGCGGTGTTCCTGTTCCACGCCATCAAGGCCGGACTGGACATGGGCATCGTCAACGCCGGCGCGCTGGTGCCCTACGACTCGATCGATCCCGAGCTGCGGGACCGCATCGAGGACGTCGTCCTGAACCGCCGCGAGGACGCGGCCGAACGGCTGCTGGAGATCGCCGAGCGGTTCAACAAGTCGGAGAAATCTGAAGATCCCGCCGCGGCCGAGTGGCGCAGCCTTCCGGTCCGGGAGCGGATCACGCACGCTTTGGTCAAGGGCATCGACGCCCACGTCGATGAAGACACCGAGGAGTTGCGGGCCGAGATCGACGCCGCGGGGGGCCGCCCGATCGAGGTGATCGAGGGCCCGCTGATGGACGGCATGAACGTCGTCGGTGACCTTTTCGGCTCGGGCAAGATGTTCTTGCCCCAGGTGGTGAAGTCCGCCCGGGTGATGAAGAAGGCCGTCGCGTACCTGCTGCCGTTCATCGAGAAGGAGAAGGAAGAGTCCGGCGCCGGGGCGGGTAAAGACACCAACGGCACGATCGTGATGGCGACGGTGAAGGGCGACGTCCACGACATCGGCAAGAACATCGTCGGGGTCGTCTTGCAGTGCAACAACTTTGAGGTGATCGACCTCGGTGTGATGGTGCCCGCGCAGAAGATCCTGGACGCGGCCAGGGAGCATGACGCCGACATCATCGGGCTGTCCGGACTGATCACTCCGTCGCTGGACGAGATGTCGAACTTCGCCGTCGAGATGGAACGCGAGGGTCTCGAGATCCCGCTGCTGATCGGTGGCGCAACCACCTCGCGCGCCCACACGGCCGTGAAGATTTCGCCGCGTCGCAGCGGTCCGGTGGTCTGGGTCAAGGACGCCTCCCGCTCGGTGCCGGTCGCCGCCGCGCTCCTCGACGACAAACAGCGGCCGGGCCTGCTGGAGGCGACCGAGAAGGACTACGCATCGCTGCGCGAGCGGCACGCTCAGAAGAACGAGCGGCCGATGCTGACGCTGGAGAAGGCTCGCGCCAACCGGACGCCGATCGAGTGGGACGGCTACACGCCGCCGGTGCCCGCCCAGGGACTCGGCGTGCGGGAATTCCTGGACTACGACCTCGCCGAGTTGCGCGAGTACATCGACTGGCAGCCGTTTTTCAACGCGTGGGAGATGAAGGGTCGCTTCCCCGACATCCTCAACAACCCGGCCACCGGCGAGGCGGCCCGCAAACTGTACGACGATGCCCAGGAGATGCTCGACACCCTGATCAAGGAGAAGTGGCTGACCGCCAACGGGGTCATCGGGTTCTTCCCGGCCAACGCGGTCGGCTCGGGTGTTGAAGACGTCGAGGTCTACACCGACGACACCCGCACCGAGGTGCTGACCACGCTGCACCACCTGCGTCAGCAGGGCGCGCACCGGGAGGGCATCCCGAACCGGTCGTTGGGCGACTACATCGCGCCCAAGGACACCGGCCTGGCCGACTACATCGGCGCCTTCGCCGTCACCGCCGGGCTCGGCAGCGGAGAAAAGATCGCGGAGTTCAAGGCAGCCCTGGACGACTACAGCGCGATCCTGCTGGAGTCGCTCGCCGACCGGCTGGCGGAGGCGTTCGCCGAACGGATGCACCAGCGGGTCCGCAAGGAGTTCTGGGGATTTCAGCCCGATGAGCACTTGGACAACGACGCCCTCATCGCCGAGAAGTACCAGGGAATCCGCCCGGCCCCGGGCTATCCCGCCTGCCCGGAGCACACCGAGAAGGCGACGCTCTGGAAGTTGATGGACGTCCACGAGCGCACCGGCATCGAGCTGACCGAGTCGATGGCGATGTGGCCGGGCGCCGCCGTCAGCGGCTGGTATTTCTCGCACCCGCAGTCGCAGTACTTCGTGGTCGGCCGGATGGCCCAGGACCAGGTCGCCGACTACGCGAGGCGCAAGGGCTGGACCCTGAAGGAAGGTGAGCGCTGGCTCAGCTCCAACCTCGCCTACAACCCGGAGGACTGA
- a CDS encoding TetR/AcrR family transcriptional regulator, translating into MSMMPSPDAAVSTRDRLVAAALAVLERDGPAAVQARTVANEIGASTMAVYTHFGGMPTLIEAVLREGLARFAEHTRAVPHTDDPMADLIAGGLAYGEFAMRNPQLYRLLFGLNDFGGVCKPLADGTTPWDLAEGVDALSVLVTAVERVIESGRIRPQEPTPAATQILSATHGFVLLAMTGFIGSQGLQDVMIPMAVNLMVGLGDTRRRAERSLAAAINARAPRGQDAAAPSSHEVK; encoded by the coding sequence ATGTCAATGATGCCTTCGCCCGACGCCGCCGTGAGCACCCGAGACCGCCTGGTAGCCGCCGCGCTGGCCGTGCTCGAGAGAGACGGACCGGCGGCGGTCCAAGCGCGCACGGTTGCCAACGAGATCGGCGCGTCCACCATGGCGGTGTACACGCACTTCGGTGGCATGCCCACGCTCATCGAAGCGGTGCTGCGTGAAGGACTTGCGCGCTTTGCCGAGCACACTCGCGCGGTGCCCCACACCGACGACCCGATGGCTGACCTCATCGCGGGCGGGCTGGCCTACGGCGAGTTCGCAATGCGAAATCCGCAGCTGTATCGGTTGCTGTTCGGCCTCAACGATTTTGGTGGAGTCTGCAAACCCTTAGCGGATGGGACCACGCCCTGGGATCTCGCCGAAGGGGTCGACGCGCTGTCTGTGTTGGTCACCGCGGTCGAGCGGGTCATCGAAAGCGGGCGGATCCGACCGCAGGAGCCGACACCCGCGGCCACCCAAATCCTCAGTGCCACGCATGGATTCGTTCTGCTGGCAATGACCGGATTCATCGGCTCCCAAGGGCTGCAGGACGTGATGATCCCGATGGCGGTCAACTTGATGGTGGGCCTCGGCGACACGCGCCGGCGCGCGGAACGCTCCCTGGCCGCCGCGATCAACGCGCGCGCTCCTCGGGGACAGGACGCCGCCGCCCCGTCCAGCCATGAGGTGAAATAG
- a CDS encoding mannan-binding family protein: MRRLIAASVFVAAATLPTAAHAHASAPSFCGELGGDWDGQYCHTSVTSERNAVRDIKVAVPEELVDNPTTGPVIRDYLHTLVDNWRSANSSMAADSYGEENFEVFRHANLLSAVFHEDYHADGPKPNNAYRTFTFDMASGRRVQLADLTTSDPLTAIPPLAQPFIETALDQAPPPHDPGSYPFTVDRWTPDKVYSGAYKAWAVTPDELILYMPDYPVGHDSPINFTPGVMQWYMDGGTVQAHIPLSALAPVLRI; encoded by the coding sequence ATGCGCCGCCTCATCGCGGCCTCCGTATTCGTCGCCGCCGCAACGCTTCCCACCGCTGCCCACGCGCACGCCTCGGCCCCGTCGTTCTGCGGCGAACTCGGCGGAGACTGGGACGGCCAGTACTGCCACACCTCGGTGACGTCGGAGCGCAACGCCGTGCGCGACATCAAGGTCGCGGTGCCCGAGGAATTGGTCGACAATCCGACCACGGGCCCGGTGATCCGCGACTACCTGCACACCCTGGTCGACAACTGGCGCAGCGCCAACTCCAGCATGGCCGCCGACAGCTACGGCGAGGAGAACTTCGAAGTCTTCCGGCACGCCAACCTGCTCAGCGCGGTGTTTCACGAGGATTATCACGCCGACGGGCCCAAGCCCAACAATGCCTACCGGACCTTCACGTTCGACATGGCAAGCGGCAGGCGCGTGCAGCTGGCGGACCTGACGACGTCGGATCCGCTGACCGCCATTCCCCCACTGGCTCAACCGTTTATCGAAACCGCGCTCGATCAGGCGCCGCCGCCGCACGACCCGGGCAGCTACCCGTTCACCGTCGACCGCTGGACCCCGGACAAGGTCTACTCCGGGGCGTACAAGGCCTGGGCGGTGACGCCCGACGAGCTGATCCTTTACATGCCGGACTACCCGGTCGGCCACGACAGCCCGATCAACTTCACACCCGGCGTCATGCAGTGGTACATGGACGGCGGCACCGTGCAGGCGCATATCCCGCTGTCCGCCTTGGCGCCCGTGCTGCGCATCTAG
- a CDS encoding tetratricopeptide repeat protein, whose amino-acid sequence MTVIVTSQKNPKSEAVKTEPDAESTEAASDDVEEVTTGEAEEHDDKGGRLTRKRPDTERGKRPRKQDLKQYLRRSILPLLLVASLAVSGFLGWRQWQDHQVKLAGEQAQQAAIAYAQVLTSIDSNRVDENFRQVLDGATGEFKDMYTQSSVKLRQLLIDNKATAHGVVVDSAIQSASTNKVVVLVFIDQTVTNTAAPDPRIDRSRIKMTMEKVDGRWRASKVQLL is encoded by the coding sequence ATAACCGTGATCGTGACCTCGCAAAAGAATCCGAAGTCCGAGGCCGTCAAAACGGAACCGGATGCCGAATCGACGGAAGCGGCGTCCGACGATGTCGAGGAGGTGACCACCGGCGAGGCCGAGGAGCACGACGACAAGGGCGGTCGGCTCACACGCAAGCGTCCCGACACCGAACGCGGTAAGCGGCCTCGGAAACAGGACCTGAAGCAATACCTGCGCCGCAGCATACTGCCGCTGTTACTCGTTGCCTCACTTGCCGTTTCGGGATTTCTGGGCTGGCGGCAGTGGCAAGACCATCAGGTCAAGCTGGCCGGCGAACAGGCCCAGCAGGCGGCCATCGCCTACGCGCAGGTGCTCACGAGCATCGACTCGAACCGGGTCGACGAGAACTTCCGGCAGGTCCTCGACGGCGCGACCGGCGAATTCAAGGACATGTACACCCAATCCAGCGTCAAACTTCGCCAGCTGCTGATCGACAACAAGGCGACCGCGCACGGCGTGGTGGTGGACTCGGCCATCCAGTCCGCATCCACGAACAAGGTCGTCGTGCTGGTGTTCATCGACCAGACCGTCACCAACACGGCCGCGCCCGACCCGCGTATCGACCGCAGCAGGATCAAGATGACCATGGAAAAGGTCGACGGTCGCTGGCGGGCAAGCAAAGTGCAGCTGCTGTGA
- a CDS encoding MlaD family protein — MIRAIANFANVVVRVVRTGHRQQVWLSVAGLVLVLVVAIAYLLIGALRVQPFASSYRVTVQLPESGGLLPNQDVALRGVRIGRVESLQITDDGVNAVASITSKVRIPANAVVHVSALSPAGEQYINFEAASDAGPYLHDGSRIALDHTTVPVSLAQLLGDADGLLSQVDPHKIELIKKELSLSKEGPAKLTAIVDGGTFLLSTLDSVLPQTTSIIKTSRVVLTLASDKNSGLGAAATELNQTLTGVARMQAGYRRLTEQTPRTLSAVDNLFADNSDTMVQLLGSMATMSQLLYLRVPALNALFPDYRGSVLDAVTSAFHDNGVWAIADLYPRYVCDYGTPSHPPSAADYYEPFMYTYCRDDDPAVSIRGAKNAPRPGGDDTAGPPMGANLGRRTDPTPKGRFTIPTPYGGPQLPIEPPH, encoded by the coding sequence ATGATCCGCGCCATCGCCAACTTCGCGAATGTCGTTGTCCGCGTGGTGCGCACGGGCCACCGGCAACAGGTGTGGCTGTCGGTGGCCGGTTTGGTGCTCGTCCTGGTCGTCGCGATTGCGTACCTGCTCATCGGCGCGTTGCGCGTGCAGCCCTTCGCCTCGTCCTACCGCGTCACCGTGCAGTTGCCGGAATCCGGCGGGCTACTGCCCAATCAGGATGTCGCGCTGCGCGGGGTGCGCATCGGCCGGGTCGAGTCGCTGCAGATCACTGACGACGGGGTGAACGCCGTCGCCAGCATCACGTCGAAGGTGCGGATCCCGGCGAACGCCGTCGTGCACGTGTCGGCGCTCTCACCGGCCGGCGAACAGTACATCAATTTCGAGGCCGCTTCCGACGCCGGACCGTACCTGCACGACGGCAGCCGTATCGCCCTGGACCACACCACCGTTCCCGTCAGCCTGGCGCAGCTGCTGGGCGACGCCGACGGGCTGCTGTCCCAGGTCGATCCCCACAAGATCGAGTTGATCAAAAAGGAATTGAGCCTGAGCAAGGAGGGCCCGGCGAAGCTGACCGCCATCGTCGACGGCGGCACCTTCTTGCTGTCGACCCTTGATTCGGTGCTGCCGCAAACCACCAGCATCATCAAGACCAGCCGCGTCGTGCTCACCCTGGCCAGCGACAAAAACTCCGGTTTAGGCGCTGCCGCAACTGAACTCAACCAAACGCTGACCGGCGTGGCCAGGATGCAGGCCGGCTATCGCCGGTTGACTGAGCAGACGCCGCGCACCCTGTCGGCGGTCGACAATCTGTTCGCCGACAATTCCGACACGATGGTGCAGCTGCTGGGCAGCATGGCCACCATGTCGCAGCTGCTGTATCTGCGGGTCCCGGCGCTCAACGCGCTGTTCCCGGACTACCGCGGGTCGGTGCTGGACGCGGTGACGAGCGCCTTTCACGACAACGGGGTTTGGGCGATCGCCGACCTGTACCCCCGCTACGTGTGTGACTATGGGACGCCGTCGCACCCGCCGTCGGCCGCCGACTACTACGAGCCGTTCATGTACACCTACTGCCGCGATGACGACCCCGCGGTCTCGATCCGCGGGGCCAAGAACGCGCCCCGCCCGGGCGGTGACGACACCGCCGGCCCGCCGATGGGGGCCAACCTGGGCCGCCGGACCGATCCGACCCCCAAGGGGCGCTTCACCATTCCCACCCCCTACGGCGGCCCGCAACTGCCGATCGAACCACCGCACTAG
- a CDS encoding MlaD family protein translates to MTIAGRRGIPAALAAAMVTAGCATNGLASLPLPAPGLGSGGYSLNAVFSNALNLPMNAKVKLAGADVGQLESMVARNYTALTRLRIRDGVQLPRGSTAELRTATPLGDVFVALKPPAAGDAEGPLLRDGDTIGLDSTAAAATVESVLSSAAILVNGGAVRNFTNIINGFGKATGDQGQAFGDMIRKSNELLGTLDSRSDQIKNALTQLSQLADQLDAKNHTISDLMAAARPATSALADNTAQLSNLAVQVGDTSRLLARFPSIGGTDTSGRSLIRDLNTVAGAANDVAMSPDTSWLSVNRLIPPLIKSTAGNSISVNVSVDKILLGSIPDIGFPGDIGLHGPHHYNVNLLVGTLKYTLWRLQERVVGRGPDSPQVPVIPDPTVPGQIDVAPGPPPGPPAPPPGPRP, encoded by the coding sequence ATGACGATCGCGGGCAGGCGGGGCATACCGGCGGCGCTGGCCGCGGCCATGGTGACCGCGGGATGCGCCACGAACGGCCTTGCCAGCCTGCCCCTTCCGGCGCCGGGGCTGGGTTCGGGCGGCTATTCGCTCAACGCGGTGTTCTCCAACGCGCTCAACCTGCCGATGAACGCCAAGGTCAAACTCGCCGGCGCCGACGTCGGGCAGCTCGAATCGATGGTCGCGCGCAACTACACCGCGCTCACCCGGCTGCGGATCAGGGACGGGGTGCAACTGCCCCGGGGCAGCACCGCCGAATTGCGCACCGCGACACCACTGGGCGACGTGTTCGTCGCGCTGAAGCCACCGGCCGCCGGGGATGCGGAGGGACCGCTGCTGCGCGACGGCGACACCATCGGCCTGGATTCCACGGCGGCCGCCGCGACCGTCGAGTCGGTGCTGAGCTCCGCGGCGATTCTGGTCAACGGCGGGGCGGTCCGCAATTTCACCAACATCATCAACGGTTTCGGCAAGGCGACCGGTGATCAGGGCCAGGCGTTCGGAGACATGATCCGCAAATCCAACGAGCTGCTCGGGACGCTGGATTCGCGGTCCGATCAGATCAAGAACGCGTTGACCCAGTTGTCGCAGCTGGCCGACCAACTCGACGCCAAGAATCACACCATCAGCGACCTGATGGCGGCCGCCCGTCCCGCCACGTCGGCCCTGGCCGACAACACCGCCCAGCTTTCCAATCTGGCAGTGCAGGTGGGCGACACCTCGCGGCTGCTGGCCAGGTTCCCCTCGATCGGCGGCACCGACACCAGCGGGCGCAGCCTGATCCGCGACCTGAACACGGTCGCCGGGGCCGCCAACGACGTCGCGATGAGCCCGGACACCAGCTGGCTGTCGGTGAATCGCCTGATCCCCCCGTTGATCAAATCGACGGCGGGGAACTCGATTTCGGTGAACGTCAGCGTGGACAAGATCCTGCTCGGATCGATCCCCGACATCGGATTCCCCGGTGACATCGGGCTGCACGGCCCACACCACTACAACGTGAACCTGCTCGTCGGCACCCTCAAGTACACCCTGTGGCGGCTGCAGGAGCGCGTCGTGGGCCGAGGCCCCGATTCGCCGCAGGTTCCCGTCATCCCGGACCCGACCGTCCCTGGCCAGATCGACGTCGCCCCCGGGCCCCCACCGGGGCCACCCGCACCGCCGCCGGGACCGCGACCATGA
- a CDS encoding MlaD family protein, protein MKDHSNKAGATLAVKVVAVIAAVAAIAAVAGTGWWYLRSDEDTITVTAQFDSASGLYEGNVVAVLGMPVGKVTKINPKGGYVEVDFTVDRHVKIPATAQAVTVSTSILTDRQIELTPPYRDGPILRNHDTIGLPRTKTPIEFSSVLNVLDKVTKSLEGDGHGGGPIADVLGGGTAVVSGNGEKIKAALGELSKALRLSSDGGATTREQITTIVKNISTLFDAVAANDTKLREFASTIHQVSQIMADEDLGTGSTGRKLDHLIQRAGDLLDANRDNVKQTVGNGNAALKTVADQRRDLAELLDVAPLLADNAYNMIDRANGAVRARFLTDRLIFDSQYTKEICNLMGLRQLGCSTGTIQDFGPDFGLTYVLDGMAAMGQK, encoded by the coding sequence GTGAAGGACCACTCGAACAAGGCCGGAGCCACGCTCGCCGTCAAGGTGGTGGCCGTCATCGCCGCCGTCGCGGCGATCGCTGCGGTCGCCGGCACAGGTTGGTGGTACCTGCGCTCCGACGAGGACACGATCACGGTGACCGCCCAATTCGACAGCGCCTCGGGCCTTTACGAGGGAAACGTGGTGGCGGTGCTGGGCATGCCGGTGGGCAAAGTCACCAAAATCAATCCCAAGGGCGGCTACGTCGAAGTCGACTTCACCGTCGACCGCCACGTCAAGATTCCCGCCACCGCGCAGGCCGTGACCGTGTCGACCTCGATCCTCACCGACCGGCAGATCGAACTCACCCCGCCCTATCGCGACGGGCCGATCCTGCGGAACCACGACACCATCGGGTTGCCTCGCACCAAGACACCAATCGAATTCAGCAGCGTCCTCAACGTGTTGGACAAGGTGACCAAGTCGCTCGAGGGCGACGGCCACGGCGGCGGGCCGATCGCCGACGTGCTGGGCGGCGGCACCGCGGTGGTCAGCGGCAACGGCGAAAAGATCAAAGCCGCTCTCGGCGAGCTGTCCAAGGCGCTGCGCCTGTCCAGCGACGGCGGCGCAACGACCCGCGAGCAGATCACCACGATCGTCAAAAACATCAGCACGTTGTTCGACGCCGTCGCCGCCAACGACACGAAATTGCGCGAATTCGCCTCCACCATCCACCAAGTCAGCCAGATCATGGCGGACGAGGACCTGGGCACCGGCAGCACCGGCCGCAAGCTCGACCACCTGATCCAGCGGGCGGGCGACCTGCTCGACGCCAACCGCGACAACGTCAAGCAGACCGTCGGCAACGGCAATGCCGCGCTGAAGACGGTGGCCGACCAGCGGCGCGACCTGGCGGAGCTCCTGGATGTGGCCCCGCTGCTGGCCGACAACGCCTACAACATGATCGACCGGGCCAACGGCGCCGTGCGGGCCCGATTCCTCACCGACCGCTTGATTTTCGACAGCCAGTACACCAAGGAGATCTGCAACCTGATGGGTCTTCGGCAGCTGGGATGCAGCACCGGGACCATCCAGGACTTCGGGCCCGACTTCGGGCTGACCTATGTGCTCGACGGCATGGCCGCCATGGGGCAGAAATGA
- a CDS encoding MlaD family protein, with translation MADKTVRQRLSGMKQRPLESYNKTWLGFIAVAVVAVLIGVMLLVHALGAGYRHYTAEFLQAASLRAGNPIVVAGIPVGNVTSMKLVGDHVEAGLKVRDNIALGKDSRARIKVTTILGSRYLALEPRGPARLPHNTFDLAHTEVPYDLQAALQDATTTFEQVDSDRFAQSLAVLGKQLEGLPAVVPQAITNINTLSSIIAVRRDQLGQLLRSTEQVTNTLRRQQAGIGNLVNQGQDLLGQFVARRAVFHAMMQSLTSLVDTMNQVVVNDRAGLDALIKDMRDFTNLMSAHDDLLHSMLQISPIFFREAANLTGEGNAVNFNAPNVPLIDSWMCAISGRAKQFGMIQYFKDCK, from the coding sequence ATGGCTGACAAGACTGTGCGACAGCGGCTTTCGGGAATGAAGCAACGCCCGCTGGAAAGCTATAACAAGACGTGGCTCGGATTCATCGCGGTGGCGGTGGTCGCGGTGCTGATCGGCGTCATGCTGCTGGTGCATGCCCTCGGCGCCGGCTACCGGCACTACACCGCGGAGTTCCTGCAGGCCGCCTCGTTGCGGGCCGGCAACCCGATTGTGGTCGCGGGCATCCCGGTGGGCAACGTCACGAGCATGAAACTCGTCGGCGACCATGTCGAGGCGGGACTCAAGGTTCGGGACAACATCGCGCTGGGCAAGGATTCCCGCGCCCGGATCAAGGTCACCACCATCCTGGGCTCACGCTACCTCGCGCTGGAACCCCGCGGCCCGGCACGCCTGCCCCACAACACCTTCGACCTGGCGCACACCGAGGTGCCCTACGACCTGCAAGCCGCGCTGCAGGACGCCACCACCACGTTCGAGCAGGTCGACTCCGACAGGTTCGCGCAGTCGCTGGCGGTGCTGGGCAAGCAGCTCGAGGGTTTGCCCGCGGTTGTGCCGCAGGCGATCACGAACATCAACACACTGTCGTCGATCATCGCTGTGCGCCGTGACCAGTTGGGACAGCTGCTGCGCAGCACCGAGCAGGTGACGAACACGCTGCGGCGCCAGCAGGCCGGAATCGGCAATCTGGTCAACCAGGGCCAAGACCTGCTGGGCCAATTCGTGGCGCGGCGCGCCGTGTTCCACGCGATGATGCAATCCCTGACCAGTCTCGTCGACACCATGAATCAGGTCGTGGTCAATGACCGGGCGGGGCTGGACGCGTTGATTAAAGACATGCGGGACTTCACAAACTTGATGTCCGCGCACGACGACCTGCTGCACAGCATGCTGCAGATCAGCCCGATATTCTTCCGCGAGGCGGCCAACCTCACGGGCGAGGGCAACGCGGTCAACTTCAACGCACCCAACGTTCCATTGATCGACTCGTGGATGTGCGCGATCAGTGGCCGCGCGAAGCAGTTCGGCATGATCCAGTACTTCAAGGACTGCAAGTGA